ACAGGGAGTGTGCCGCATCATACTGAATGCTGTTGTAGGCCTGCGGGGTCAGGTTCGCCAGCGTCGGCGGCAGATCGCGAGGTGCGCCACCCCATGGCTGACGGGCAAGGTCATGCGCCATCGATTGCAGCACGGTGTAGTCAAAACGGCGTGTCAGCCCATCGGCAATTCCCGAATCCTCGGCGAACGCGGCTTTACTGAACAGAGAGGCGACTCCTGACGTTCCGCATACGGCGGCAACAGCCATGGAAGATTTGAGAAAACGTCTGCGGTTCATGCCTGAGAAAGCATCCTTATTCAAATGTGAATTGAGACGCGACGTAACAAACTCATGCGTCGTGAATGTCGCTCACTCTAGACAAAAACGATTGATAATCCAATTGTTGGCGGCAGAAAAAGCGTGAAAAAAATATGTCCACCGGACCAGGCCGAATTGCCGACATCTGAAACGGCGATGATCCTCGTTTAACGCGCCAATAAAGGTAATGGGGTTGAAAACGGCCAGCCGGTCGCTGGCCGCACGCCCAGTTATTTCTGATTTAAGAGGTTAAAGCTGGTCATCAGATTGCGATAGTCCGGGATATGGTTGGAGAACAAGGTCCCCAGACCTTCAACATCATTGCGCCAATCGCGATGAAGCTCACAGGCTGCACCAAACCACGACATCAACTGCACACCCGCCTGCGACATGCGATCCCATGCGGCATCGCGGGTAATCGGATTAAACGTGCCGGACGCGTCGGTTATCACAAAGACATCAAAGCCCTCTTCAATCGCCGACAGTGCCGGAAATGCCACGCAAACCTCGGTCACGACGCCGGCGATAATCAGCTGCTTTTTACCCGTGGCTTTGACGGCCTTAACAAAATCTTCGTTATCCCAGGCATTAATGTTGCCAGGACGAGCAATGTAGGGCGCGTCCGGGAACTGCTCTTTCAGCTCCGGCACCAGCGGGCCGTTGGGACCATTTTCGAAGCTGGTGGTTAAGATGGTCGGCAGACCGAAGTACTTCGCCAGGTCGCCAAGGGCAAGGACGTTGTTCTTGAACTTATCAGGATCGATATCACGCACAAGTGATAACAGTCCCGTTTGGTGATCCACCAGCAGCACAGCGGCATCATTTTTATCCAGACGAACATACGGTTTGGCCATGATCTCTTCCTCATTTCGACATCAGATTTTCCGCCAGATTGCAGCTTCGGCGGGTATTTATACCCTAAATAATTCGAGTTGCAGGACAAAACGGTTAACCGTTTTGAACAGCGCTTGCGCTGGCCCTAAAAGGGTGAGTCCCGTAGGGGCGAATCACGCGGCAAGTGAGCGAATCCCCGGGAGCTTACTCTGGTAAGTGACTGGGGTGAACGAGCGCGGCCAACACACCTGCAACTTGAAGTATGACGGGTATGGTTAACAGGGCTGATAATAGTGTAATAACTAGCTGAGGATTAGCCGCTGAATGTGAGACGCATTGTCCCATTTGCGGAACAAGCCGTGGCATACTGCTAAAAAGCAACACCAACCGCAGGGATACTCCTGGCACTTTTTTGTCTTTGATTTCAGGAAGAAAATAATGAGCAAAAATGTCGTTATCTGTTGTGATGGAACCGGTAATGAAGTGAAGGCGGAGCTGTCAAACGTGCTGAAACTTTACCGGGTGATGAGCAAAAACGCAGCGCAATGCGTCTATTATCAACCTGGAATTGGCACTATTGGTCAGCACAACGCCTGGCAACAGTTGCGACAAAAAGTCCGTGGATGGTTTGAACTCGCCACCGGTTTCGGTCTGGATAAAGACATTCTTTGCGCCTACCGCTTTCTTTGTGAAAATTATGCCCAAGGGGATAAAGTGTGGCTTTTCGGCTTTAGCCGTGGGGCGTACACCGTTCGCGTACTGGCGGCCATGGTAAACATGATTGGCCTTCTCAATAAAGACCAATTGAATCTCGCCGAATACGCCCTCGCCGCCTACAAGCGCGCAAGTTTAAGCAATGAACCGCCTCATCAGAGCAAGCAGCCCTCTTCAGCGCTGGCCGATGCATGGCACTTCTCACGGGTCGCCGGAACGCGGATGATTCAGATCGAGTTTATCGGCGTGTGGGATACCGTCTCCTCAATACTGATCCCAAAAAAATTCGGCCTGCTGCTGGATGTGGAAAAGCTGCTCTATACTCAGAAAAACCCCATTGTGAAGTGCTTTCGCCAGGCCATCGCCATCGATGAACGGCGGCGGATGTTTCGACTGCATCACTGGCTCGACCCCCAATCTTTTAGAGCCAAACCTTTTAGGCCTGAAAGCGATATTACGCAGGATGTTAAACAGGTCTGGTTTGCGGGCGTTCATGCGGATATCGGCGGCGGATATCCGGAAACGGAGAGCGGCCTGTCAAAATTTCCGCTGGCCTGGATGATAGAAGAAGCCCGGTCGTACGGCCTGCTGGTGAATCAGGCCAATATTAATCAAATGGTTTTCGGCAAGCCGCGCCAGGGCAGTAAATATCGCTACGCCGCGCCGGATGAAATGGCTGAAATTCATCGTTCATTGACGCTGTCCTGGATCCCTCTCGAATGGTTGCCAAAAAAGGTGAAAGCCAGGGAGTGGCGTGAGCGTCGGGACTGGCTGGGTTGGTATCTTCCGCGAGGGGAACCAAGGTTGATTCCTGAAGGCGCGCTGATCCACCAATCCGTTGAGCGGCGAATGGCAGCAAGTGACTATCGGCCGGTTAATCTCCCTCAACGCTACGAGTGGGTTGACCCGGGCAAGACGCTTTGAACACCGCCCCTGGGGGAAAACCGCCAGGTGTTGCAGAATTTCCCGGAGGCGATGCTGCGCATCTGTCCGGGCTACAAAACCCGCAGACCGCACGGTTCCGTAGCCCTGAGCGTGAAAACCGGTGCCAGCTATCAGCTGGTGGTGCGATCCTCGCAAAGCAAAGCCGACGGACTGGCGCACTTTCGTGAAGAGCTGATTAATCCAGGGTCACATGATGTTTCATGACCCGGCGAAATAGCGCCAGGCGAGCGCGCATAAAGCGGTTTTCCACTTTAAAACCGGCTTGCTTGTGCAACCCGATTCGCAACAACCGATCGCGCCCACGCAGGCTGGCTGGCCAGCGTACCGCCCCTGAAAGCTCCTGGCAGCCGCCGCCCGCTCGCCGGGCGAATTCAACCCAGTAATCCGCAACCTGCTCTGCAAAATCCCGATCGCGTTCATTTGCATAATTACGCACCGGCTCAGCCAGTTCGAGATTATCAAAAACGTATGCCACTTCGTTGCCGTGCCACGCGCCGTGCGGATAGGTTTCGTGCTCGGCCTCGGCAACATAATCAAACCAGTAGCGCCAGCACGGCTGCCCTACCCGCTGCTGCGCCTGCATGACCACGTAGCCCAGCGTGGTAAACGCCATGTCGCGACACACTTCACGTCCCAGCGCTTCATCCCCCTTGACGCCAGGGTAGAGTAGTTTAATTAACCCGAGACCAAAGCGGCGTTCGCGACGCAGTTTCTGGATTTGCCCGGCGATATCGACGCCAAACACCGCCATGACGCTGGCCTCATCGCTGTTTGAACCAATCATCACCGGCAGCGGATGCTGGCGTCCGCTAAAGAAGGTTTCCAGCATCGGCTGCGGCAGGACAGCATCGCCAACGATAGGTGCCGGGCCGATAGTTAACGGCGCGGTCAGCGACCAGAACGCCTCAGCCGGGATCGCCCGAAGCTGTTCGGCGCTGGCCTGCGGCAAAGCGAAATGTTCAGCGATCAACTGCCCCTTCGCCAGCGCCTTCTCGCGCGGCAGATCCGGCAAAGTATAGCCGCTTTGAATGATCGCTTTATGAAACAACCCTTTGGCTTTCGGCGAGGTCAGTAACGACAGCACGCTGCGCGCCCCGGCGGATTCGCCGAACAGCGTAACGTTGGCAGCATCACCGCCGAAGGCATGGATGTTTTCCTGAACCCATTGCAGCACGGCAATCTGGTCGAGCAGAGCAAAATTATAGATTCTTTCGCCATCTTCGCCTTCCAGCGCAGGATGAGCAAAAAAGCCCAGATGTCCCAAGCGGTAGTTGACCGTCACCACCACCACCTCGCGGGAAGCCAGCGCTTTACCGTCGTAGGGTGGCAAGCTGCCGGCACCGATGGTGTAACCACCGCCATGCAGCCAGACCATCACAGGTAAAGCGCGCGCCCGGACGGCGGGTGACCAGACGTTAAGGTAGAGACAATCCTCTGAGAAGCTGCCGGGATCGCCGCCGCCAAGTTCACGGCAATACTCAATATCCTGCCAGCTGGAAGCGGAGAAAGTATCAGCCTGACGCACGCCCTGCCAACGGGCGGCAGGCTGCGGCGCGCGCCAGCGAAGATCGCCGACGGGCGGTGCGGCATAGGGAATGCCGCGCCAGATGTGTATTCCTTC
This Klebsiella sp. RHBSTW-00484 DNA region includes the following protein-coding sequences:
- a CDS encoding T6SS phospholipase effector Tle1-like catalytic domain-containing protein, translating into MSKNVVICCDGTGNEVKAELSNVLKLYRVMSKNAAQCVYYQPGIGTIGQHNAWQQLRQKVRGWFELATGFGLDKDILCAYRFLCENYAQGDKVWLFGFSRGAYTVRVLAAMVNMIGLLNKDQLNLAEYALAAYKRASLSNEPPHQSKQPSSALADAWHFSRVAGTRMIQIEFIGVWDTVSSILIPKKFGLLLDVEKLLYTQKNPIVKCFRQAIAIDERRRMFRLHHWLDPQSFRAKPFRPESDITQDVKQVWFAGVHADIGGGYPETESGLSKFPLAWMIEEARSYGLLVNQANINQMVFGKPRQGSKYRYAAPDEMAEIHRSLTLSWIPLEWLPKKVKAREWRERRDWLGWYLPRGEPRLIPEGALIHQSVERRMAASDYRPVNLPQRYEWVDPGKTL
- a CDS encoding carboxylesterase/lipase family protein; the encoded protein is MQNPSTPLVKTRQGTLSGTSEEGIHIWRGIPYAAPPVGDLRWRAPQPAARWQGVRQADTFSASSWQDIEYCRELGGGDPGSFSEDCLYLNVWSPAVRARALPVMVWLHGGGYTIGAGSLPPYDGKALASREVVVVTVNYRLGHLGFFAHPALEGEDGERIYNFALLDQIAVLQWVQENIHAFGGDAANVTLFGESAGARSVLSLLTSPKAKGLFHKAIIQSGYTLPDLPREKALAKGQLIAEHFALPQASAEQLRAIPAEAFWSLTAPLTIGPAPIVGDAVLPQPMLETFFSGRQHPLPVMIGSNSDEASVMAVFGVDIAGQIQKLRRERRFGLGLIKLLYPGVKGDEALGREVCRDMAFTTLGYVVMQAQQRVGQPCWRYWFDYVAEAEHETYPHGAWHGNEVAYVFDNLELAEPVRNYANERDRDFAEQVADYWVEFARRAGGGCQELSGAVRWPASLRGRDRLLRIGLHKQAGFKVENRFMRARLALFRRVMKHHVTLD
- the ycaC gene encoding isochorismate family cysteine hydrolase YcaC, coding for MAKPYVRLDKNDAAVLLVDHQTGLLSLVRDIDPDKFKNNVLALGDLAKYFGLPTILTTSFENGPNGPLVPELKEQFPDAPYIARPGNINAWDNEDFVKAVKATGKKQLIIAGVVTEVCVAFPALSAIEEGFDVFVITDASGTFNPITRDAAWDRMSQAGVQLMSWFGAACELHRDWRNDVEGLGTLFSNHIPDYRNLMTSFNLLNQK